The proteins below come from a single Cannabis sativa cultivar Pink pepper isolate KNU-18-1 chromosome 3, ASM2916894v1, whole genome shotgun sequence genomic window:
- the LOC133035912 gene encoding probable E3 ubiquitin-protein ligase RHA4A produces MKVDLRRDDEEPPIIVVDHAKQSCIINLLCFFRKHNVRRDNFKDDECVICLEPLLEDNKVVVEMKKCKHLFHLSCINDWTRINKICPVCRLRVNTVYIVTCTDVSTKSNRDTVENMV; encoded by the coding sequence ATGAAGGTTGATCTTCGCCGCGATGATGAAGAACCTCCAATAATAGTTGTTGATCATGCAAAACAATCTTGCATTATCAATCTGTTATGTTTTTTTAGGAAACATAACGTTAGAAGAGATAATTTCAAAGATGATGAATGTGTTATATGTTTGGAACCATTATTGGAAGATAATAAAGTGGTTGTTGAGATGAAGAAGTGTAAACATCTGTTTCACTTATCTTGCATTAATGACTGGACTCGAatcaataaaatatgtccaGTCTGCCGTCTTCGTGTGAATACTGTCTACATTGTTACTTGTACAGATGTTTCTACAAAGTCAAATCGTGATACTGTAGAAAATATGGTTTAA
- the LOC133035617 gene encoding tyrosine-protein phosphatase RLPH2-like, translating into MAEPTKPRLVCCIGDIHGFPTKLQNLWSNLESSIGTADFNTALIIFLGDYCDRGPNTREVIDFLISLPSKYPHQTHVFLSGNHDFAFAAFLGLVPQPPDGSEFAEAWKEYEENEEREGWYKGEGYENMHLQGRRWSGKIKAKFNVAKGMDYKGSIYDAAPTFESYGVAHGSADLVRAVPDEHKKFLADMVWVHEEDDVCIETGDGIKHCKLIAVHAGLVSNQDVKEQLKFLKAKDTRVPKVDSLSGRKNVWDMPKELSETPTIVVSGHHGKLHIEGLRLVIDEGGGYEHKPVAAIVLPSMKIVRDTDDYLE; encoded by the exons ATGGCAGAACCAACCAAACCAAGGTTGGTTTGTTGCATAGGCGATATCCATGGCTTCCCCACCAAGCTCCAAAATCTCTGGTCCAATCTCGAGTCCTCAATCGGCACAGCTGACTTTAACACAGCCCTTATCATCTTCTTGGGCGATTACTGCGACCGCGGCCCCAACACCCGCGAGGTCATTGATTTTCTCATCTCACTTCCTTCTAAGTACCCACATCAGACCCACGTCTTCCTCTCCGGAAACCACGATTTCGCCTTCGCTGCTTTCCTCGGCCTAGTCCCTCAGCCGCCCGACGGCTCGGAGTTCGCCGAGGCTTGGAAGGAGTACGAAGAAAATGAGGAGAGAGAAGGGTGGTACAAAGGAGAAGGGTATGAAAATATGCATTTGCAGGGAAGGAGATGGTCTGGGAAAATCAAGGCCAAGTTCAACGTAGCCAAAGGGATGGACTATAAAGGATCCATTTATGACGCTGCCCCAACTTTTGAATCTTATGGTGTTGCTCATGGCTCTGCTG ATTTGGTTCGGGCAGTTCCTGATGAGCACAAGAAATTTCTTGCTGACATGGTTTGGGTTCATGAAGAG GATGATGTGTGTATTGAGACTGGAGATGGAATCAAACACTGTAAATTGATAGCAGTACATGCTGGTTTGGTGAGCAATCAAGATGTTAAAGAACAGTTGAAGTTTTTAAAAGCCAAAGATACCCGAGTGCCTAAGGTTGATAGTCTGAGTGGGAGAAAAAATGTGTGGGATATGCCAAAG GAACTAAGTGAGACTCCGACCATTGTGGTAAGTGGTCACCATGGAAAGCTTCACATTGAAGGTCTGAGGCTGGTTATCGATGAAGGTGGCGGCTACGAGCATAAGCCAGTGGCTGCAATTGTTCTCCCCTCTATGAAAATAGTACGTGATACAGATGATTATCTGGAATGA